One window from the genome of Cricetulus griseus strain 17A/GY chromosome 2, alternate assembly CriGri-PICRH-1.0, whole genome shotgun sequence encodes:
- the Zbtb8a gene encoding zinc finger and BTB domain-containing protein 8A: protein MEISSHQSHLLQQLNEQRRQDVFCDCSILVEGKVFKAHRNVLFASSGYFKMLLSQSSKETSQPATATFQAFSPDTFTVILDFVYSGKLSLTGQNVIEVMSAASFLQMTDVISVCKTFIKSSLDISEKEKDRYFSLSDKDTSSNGVERPSFYNSSWQEESSSPRSHLSPDQGPSIASGKLWNKYNYHAASQRNTQQALANEQRKDDIKKTKHLKLSQPSEVVHLKSGKGEARTSNASNNVSQPEEQVQIDAEVDSAPPTGYQYGQGSDTTSRSFPDDLPRLRFKCPYCTHVVKRKADLKRHLRCHTGERPYPCQACGKRFSRLDHLSSHFRTIHQACKLICRKCKRHVTDLTGQVVQEGTRRYRLCNECLAEAGIDSLPVDLEAEQHCMSPADGDKDSRWHLSEEENRSYVEIVEDGSADLVIKQVEDSEEEEEKEIKPNIR from the exons ATGGAGATCTCCTCTCATCAGTCTCACCTCCTGCAGCAACTGAACGAGCAGCGCAGGCAAGATGTGTTTTGTGACTGCAGTATCCTAGTTGAAGGGAAGGTCTTCAAAGCGCATCGAAATGTCTTGTTTGCTAGCAGCGGCTACTTTAAAATGCTGCTTTCTCAGAGCTCAAAGGAGACTAGTcagccagccacagccacattTCAGGCCTTCTCCCCAGACACCTTCACAGTTATCCTGGACTTTGTCTACTCTGGCAAACTCTCTCTTACTGGACAGAATGTTATAGAGGTAATGTCTGCTGCGAGCTTCCTTCAGATGACCGATGTGATTAGTGTATGTAAGACTTTCATAAAATCTTCCTTGGACAttagtgagaaagaaaaagatcgcTACTTCAGCCTCTCAGATAAGGACACCAGCTCAAATGGTGTAGAGCGTCCCTCTTTTTATAATAGCAGCTGGCAGGAGGAAAGCTCATCTCCCCGTTCTCACCTGAGCCCAGACCAAGGACCAAGTATAGCAAGTGGAAAGTTGTGGAACAAGTACAATTACCATGCAGCTTCCCAAAGGAACACCCAACAAGCGTTGGCTAATGAGCAGAGGAAGGATGACATTAAAAAGACCAAGCATTTGAAATTGTCACAGCCTTCTGAAGTTGTTCATCTTAAGTCTGGAAAAGGAGAAGCACGCACATCCAATGCCTCCAACAACGTTTCCCAGCCTGAAGAGCAAGTACAGATTGATGCTGAAGTAGATTCTGCTCCTCCCACTGGCTACCAGTATGGCCAAGGGTCTGACACCACATCCAGGAGCTTTCCAG ATGACCTGCCCAGGCTGCGATTCAAGTGCCCATACTGCACACACGTGGTGAAGCGGAAAGCAGACCTCAAACGCCACCTGCGCTGCCATACAGGAGAAAGGCCGTACCCGTGCCAAGCTTGCGGGAAACGATTTAGCAGGCTAGACCATCTGAGTAGCCATTTCCGAACA ATCCATCAGGCATGCAAACTAATCTGCAGGAAATGCAAACGTCACGTGACTGACCTCACAGGCCAGGTGGTGCAGGAAGGAACCAGGCGCTACAGACTGTGTAACGAGTGCCTTGCTGAAGCTGGCATCGACAGCCTCCCTGTTGATCTGGAAGCTGAGCAACACTGCATGTCCCCCGCAGATGGAGATAAGGATTCGAGGTGGCATCTGAGTGAGGAAGAGAATAGATCCTACGTGGAGATTGTGGAGGACGGGTCTGCCGATCTGGTCATAAAACAGGTTGAAGAtagtgaggaagaagaggagaaggaaatcaAACCCAACATTAGGTAG
- the Zbtb8os gene encoding protein archease isoform X1 — protein MAQEEEDVRDYNLTEEQKAIKDKYPPVNRKYEYLDHTADVQLHAWGDTLEEAFEQCAMAMFGYMTDTGTVEPLQTVEVETQGDDLQSLLFHFLDEWLYKFSADEYFIPREVKVLNIDQKNFKLRSIGWGEEFSLSKHPQGTEVKAITYSAMQVYNEEKPEVFVIIDI, from the exons atggctcaggaagAGGAAGATGTTAGAGATTACAATTTGACGGAGGAGCAGAAGGCGATCAAGGACAAGTATCCTCCAGTCAATCGAAAGTACGAAT aCTTGGACCATACAGCTGATGTCCA gTTACATGCATGGGGAGATACTCTGGAGGAAGCATTTGAACAGTGTGCCATGGCCATGTTTGGTTACATGACAGATACTGGAACTGTGGAACCCCTTCAAACAGTAGAAGTAGAAACCCAGG GAGATGACCTGCAGTCTCTACTGTTCCACTTTTTGGATGAGTGGCTTTACAAGTTCAGTGCTGATGAATACTTCATACCCCGG gaAGTGAAAGTACTTAATATTGATCAAAAAAACTTCAAGTTACGGTCAATTGg GTGGGGAGAAGAATTTTCATTGTCCAAGCATCCTCAG GGAACAGAAGTCAAAGCAATAACATACTCAGCAATGCAGGTCTACAATGAAGAGAAGCCAGAAGTGTTTGTGATCATTGACATTTAA
- the Zbtb8os gene encoding protein archease isoform X2 has translation MAQEEEDVRDYNLTEEQKAIKDKYPPVNRKYEYLDHTADVQLHAWGDTLEEAFEQCAMAMFGYMTDTGTVEPLQTVEVETQGDDLQSLLFHFLDEWLYKFSADEYFIPRVGRRIFIVQASSGNRSQSNNILSNAGLQ, from the exons atggctcaggaagAGGAAGATGTTAGAGATTACAATTTGACGGAGGAGCAGAAGGCGATCAAGGACAAGTATCCTCCAGTCAATCGAAAGTACGAAT aCTTGGACCATACAGCTGATGTCCA gTTACATGCATGGGGAGATACTCTGGAGGAAGCATTTGAACAGTGTGCCATGGCCATGTTTGGTTACATGACAGATACTGGAACTGTGGAACCCCTTCAAACAGTAGAAGTAGAAACCCAGG GAGATGACCTGCAGTCTCTACTGTTCCACTTTTTGGATGAGTGGCTTTACAAGTTCAGTGCTGATGAATACTTCATACCCCGG GTGGGGAGAAGAATTTTCATTGTCCAAGCATCCTCAG GGAACAGAAGTCAAAGCAATAACATACTCAGCAATGCAGGTCTACAATGA